Part of the Streptomyces antimycoticus genome, GGAACCGATGGTCATCAGCAGGATGCCGGGGACGACGTAGGCGATGTAGTCGGAGCGGTCGGCGCCGCTGCCGGCGATGCCCGCGCTCATCGTGTCGCCGAAGAGGTAGACGAAGAGCAGAAGCAGCATGACCGGCGTGAGCAGCAGGTTCAGCGTCAGCGACGGGTAGCGGCGGGCGTGCAGGAGGTTGCGGCGCAGCATCGTGGCCGAGTCGCGGACGGCAAGCGAGAGGGCGCTCATCGGACGTTCTCCTTGGGCTGGTTGTTCTGGGCGGGCACGGTGGAGCCGGTCAGGGCGAAGAACACGTCGTCGAGGTCGGGAGTGTGCACGGTCAGCTCGTCGGCCTCGACGCCGACCGAGTCCAGCCAGTCGAGGAGGGAGCGCAGTTCACGCTGGCTGCCGTCGCTGGGGATCTGCAGCGACAGCGCCTCGTCGTCCCGAGTCACCTCGCTCAGGGCGACGGAGGCGGCCTGGTAGGCGGCCGGGTCGGTGAAGCGCAGCCGCACATGCCCGCCGGGGATGAGCCGCTTCAGCTCGTCGGCGCTGCCCTCGGCGGCGATCTTGCCGTCGCTCAGCACCGCGATGCGGTCGGCGAGTTCATCGGCCTCGTCCAGGTACTGGGTGGTGAGGAAGACGGTGACGCCGTCGGAGACCAGCGCGCGGATGATGCCCCACATGTTGTGGCGGCTGCGCGGGTCCAGGCCGGTGGTCGGCTCGTCGAGGAAGATGATCCGCGGGCTGCCGACCAGCGTCATGGCGATGTCCAGGCGGCGCCTCATCCCGCCGGAGTAGCTGGCGGCGGGCTTTTTCGCGGCCTCGACCAGGTCGAACCGCTCCAGCAGCTCGGTGGCGACCCGCCGCCCCTCGCGCTTGGAGAGATGGTGCAGGTCCGCCATGAGGAGCATGTTCTCCTCACCGGTGATCAGCCCGTCGACGGCGGAGAACTGCCCGGTGACACCGATCGCGGCCCGCACCGCCTGCGGGTCGGCCGCGAGGTCGTGGCCGGCGACGTGCAGCTCGCCGCCGTCGGCGCTGATGAGGGTGGAGAGGATCTTGACGGCGGTGGTCTTGCCGGCGCCGTTCGGGCCGAGCAGGGAGAAGACCGTGCCGGCCGGCACCGCCAGGTCGATGCCGTCGAGCACGACCTTGTCGCCGTAGGACTTGCGCAGCCCGTTCGCCGCGATGGCCAAGCTGGTCATGAGGGGTGCTCCTTCTGGAAGCCGCGGTTCGGAGGCTGCGGGGTCAGAGGCTGCGGGCGGCGATGTCGCCCTGGGAGGTGGTCGCGTGGATGTCGAGTTCGGCGGTGCCGTGGTTCTTGAGGCTGTTGGTGACACGGCCGTAGGAGGTACCGGCGTCCAGGGAGGCCGAGACGCCGGCGGCGGCGGTGACCGAGATGTCGCCCTGCTGGGTGCTCAGCACGACCTTGCCGCGCACGGCCTCGGCGATCCGGATGTCACCCCTCGCGGTGCTGATCTCCGCGGGTCCGTTGAGCCGGCCGATCTCGACGTCGCCGTCGACCGCGGTGAGGCGGACACTCGCGGCCTCATCGATCTTGATCTGGCGGTACGCGCCGTCGAAGGCGATGTCGCCGAGGCGGCCGACGGCCCGGAACTCGGTGCTCGCCGCCTTCGCCTCGACGCGGGAACCGGCGGGCAGTTGGACGGTCACCTCGATGGATCCGGAGGGGCCGAGGTACTGGTTCTTCACCGGGACCTCGATCCGCAGCGCTCCGTCGGCGTATCCGACGGTGGTCTGCTCCGCCGCCTTCACATCGCGGCTCTTCGAGGCGTTGGTGGGCCGGACCTCGACCGCGGTGTCGGCGCGATCGGCGGCGATGATCTGGACGCGCCCCGCGGGGATGTCCAGGACGGCGGCGATCGGGGCGGGGGTCTCGAACTTTCGCATCGTGCTCTCCTTGCGACTCGTTGTTTCCGACATTGGAAAAGCTACGTTGCGTTCATGAAGTTGGCAACGAAGTCGTTGCATAAAAACGACGTTGTCGCAGCTAGAACCCCAATATTCGTTGCGATGGTCCTGAATGTAATGCAACGTGAGCGCACCCGTACGTTGCAATGGAATGCACGTGAACGCTATGCTGGGGCATCGGACAACACGAAGGAGGGCGCGATGCCGGGCGGCAGGCTCACCCAGAAGGACCGTCAGCAGATCGCGCTGGGGCTGGCCGACAACCTCCCCTACGCCGAGATCGCCCGCCGTCTGGAGCGTCCGACCTCGACGGTCACGCGTGAGGTGATGCGCAACGGCGGCCCCACCGGCTACCGCGCGGAATTGGCCCACCGCGCCACCGAACGCCGCGCCCACCGGCGCAAGCCCGCCTCGTCCCGGGGAGCGGAGCCGGCCACCCTGCCGCATGGCCGCGACCCCGAGGCCGTGGCCGAGTACGAAGAGCGGTTCACCACCGTCATGATGCAATCGGGCCTGTCCAACAAGATGATGGCGCGGGTGATGGTCTGCCTCCTCACCACCGACTCCGGCAGCATGACCGCCGCTGAACTGGTCCAGCGCCTTCAGGTCAGCCCGGCGTCCATCTCCAAATCGATCGCCTTCCTGGAGAGCCAGTCCCTCGTCCGCAGGGAGCGCGACGAACGCCGCCGGGAGCGCTACGTCATCGACGACAACCTCTGGTACCAGTCGATGGCCGCCAGCGTCCGCGCCCTCACCCAGCAGGTCGAGATCTCACGCCAGGGCGTCGGCGTCCTCGGCCCCGGCACCCCGGCCGCCATCCGCCTGGAGAACGTCGCCCGCTTCCTCGACTTCGTCGCCGAAAGCCTCGCCCGCGCCACGGAACAGGCCCGCGACATCCTCCACATGAACGCCGAACCGAACGCCGAACCGAATGCCGGGCCGAACGCCGAACCGAACGCCGAGCCGAATGCCGAGCCGACGACCCCGGACAGCCCTGCCGCACCAAGCCCGGACCACGGATAGCGGGCCTCAGGGAACGGGCCCCTGGGTTGCGGTCGTTGCCGCGACCGGGCCTCGGCAAATCCGCGAGCTCCAGCCTCCGCGGCACCACCCAGCGCCCCGCGCGCTCGATACTGGCCGTACTCACCGCCGACCTGCCGCCCGTATCGGCTACGGGCGGCGGCAGAAGCGGGGTCCGTGCGTCCGTATGCGCTGAATCACGCGTTCAGTCGTACGCGAATGAGCGCGTCGAGCCGCTGCCACGCCGGGGACGAGGCGTTGACCGTGCCCTGGATGAGGGCGGGAATTTCGGAGGCCGCGTCCAGCTCGGGCAGTTCGTCGGGGCCGTAGCGTGCCCGGGTCGCCTCGGCGATCCGGCGGGCGAGGTCGTCGATGCGGGGATCGTCGGCGTGCAGGTCGTGCGCGTGGTCGTAGTCGAGGAAGAGCTGCCGCAGTGCCGGGTCGGCAAGGGCCTCGGCTTGATCGTGAAACAGCGTGATCGCGCGGTCCGGGTGGGTGGCGAACACGAGGATCCACAGGTCGCGTTGCAGCTCCACCCACCGAGCCGTGAAGCCCCACTGGGCGAGCTGCTTCAGATGGGCACCGACCTCGCGGGGCAGCGGTGACAGCCGCCCGGCGGCGAGCTGGTGCAGGCGCCCCTGCGTTGCCCGCAGGCTTCGGATGCGGTCGGTGAGCTCGTCGTCGATCTCGCGCAGTGCCTGCTGGAACTCGTCGTCGGTCGCTGATCTCAGGTCCCGGATACGAGCCAGGGGGACGCCGGCTTCGGCGAGGGTGCGGATCTTGATCAGCTCGATGGCGTCGTTCGCCCCGTACCGCCGGTAGCCGGACGCATCGCGTTCGGGCTCGGGGAACAGCCCCTTGTCGTGATAGACGCGGATGGTCTTGACCGACACCCCGACGTACCCGGCCAGCTGCCCGATGGTGATCACCCGGCCATCGTTCCACTTGACCCTTCCCCTGGGGCAGGGTTGCAGCATGGCGTCATGGCACACATGAATGTCGACCGGGAGAGCCTGCGCGAGCTGGCCGATCAGGGCAACGAGACCGCTTTGGACCGGCTGGCCGACCTCGCCGAGGCAGCCGACGACCTTGGCGAGCTGAGCGAGCTGTTGGACGAGGGGTCCATGCACGCCGGGTTCCTGCTCACCCGACGCGCGGCCGCGGCCGGCGCCGTGCGCGAGCTGCAAAGGATCGCCGACGCCGGGTACGACGAGGCGGGCAACGAGCTGGACCGGCTGTTGAGGGCACCAGCCGACGGGCAAGGGGATTGACGAGCACCGGGAATGAAGATCCGGCCGGCCTACGCGGCCGAGAAGGCACGGCTCGAGCATGCGGTCCGGGCTACTGGTGCTTGAGCAAACGGCGAGGCCCGTGCCTCATAGGGCGATCAGTCGCACGCGGTCATCGCAGAGCTTGGCCATGTCGTCGGTGTCGGAGGTGAGCACGGCGACGGGTGGCGGCTGGCGTATCGCCGCCTCGGCGACAGTGGCGTCGATCGCGTATTTGTGTCCGTGCAGTCCTGCTGACTTGAGTAGCTCGGCGGCAGCCTTGGCCGCCTGCTCGGTGACGGGTTCGACCTTGACCCGTGAGAGGGCCCAGTTCAGGCGGGGGAGGTTCACTCGCGCATGGCTGACTTCGACGATGGTGTTGGCGCTGACGACGAGATCGGCTCCCATTTCGTGGAACACCTGGAACATCGCGAGAACTTCGCGGTCCTGGGCGACCCAGGCGGACAGCCCCTGGGAGTCCAGGACGACGGTCTCGAGGTGTGTGCTCACGCGGCGCCCGTGCGGCCGGCGCCGTCGGCGGCGCCGAAGATCTTGGCGCGGGCATCGGCCAGCTCTTCATCCGTGAAGGCGCCTTCCTCCTCCTGATGACGCCGCAGATCGTCGCCGAGGAGTTGGTGCCGGATCTGGCGGGCCACCGCTTCGGCCACATAGCCGGACACGTTGTCCGTGAGCTTCCTCAGCTCGGCGACCTGCTCGGTGGGCAGGGTGACGGTGATGCGCGTCGTGGCGGCCATGAGTCGAGCATACTCCAGTATGCGTCCGATCCGGAGTCCGGCCGCGAACGGCTGCCCCTGCGAAAACCCACAAGGCCCAGGTCCCTGACCTGGGCTTTGGGGACGGCCACGCGCCCGGTGCGTGGGAAAACTTCGCTGCAGAGGCTCAGCCCGCCCGCAGGCCGTCGAGTCTGCGGGGCCCGATGGAGTCCCGGCCATCGCGTTAGGGCTGTTGTACGAGGGCGAGGCGTCCCATGGGGCGAAAGATGTGGCTGGGGGATTCGGGCGAGCGGATCCAGTCCGGGCACACGTCGGACGAAGACAAGGCGAGCGAGCCGGAGGACGGCGCCTTGTCCTGCGAGATACGGATGTGGGAGGGCCGCCGGGCACCCGACGGGAGCGACCTCGTACGGACCGTCGCCTACCCGGAGCGGCCGCTGCCCCCGGGCGGACCGGACGAGTACCAGAAGACACGTAAGCAGGGCAGCCGCTCCATCGTCCTGTGGGCCGACCCTCACCGGGAGGGGAAACTGGCGACGGTGGTCACCAGGACGGCGTCCAAGGGCCGCCCGGCGACGTACGACGTGGTGGATGAGTCCGGGGCGCCGCTCGGCTCGATCGTCCGCGAACCGGCCGCGAGGGGCGGGCGGGTCAGGACCCGCTGGACCGTACAGCAGACCGGCCACCCAGCCGCCGTGGGCCACAAGGGGCACCCCTTCTGGTGGGTCGTGTGGTGGCTGATCTGGCCCGTACAGCTGGCCCTCGCCTTCCTGAGCATCTTCGGGGGCGGCGGCGCCGCGGCGCGGACACCGCGGCGCACGAAGTGGCGGATCGACGGCGAGACCGTCCTGGACTGGCACGACGGTGGCCACGAGTTCCAGCTGTCCCTCCTCGCGGACTGGTGGGACGAGCGGCTGATCGCCGCCCTGGTCGCGCTGGAGGAGAGCCACGAGAGCTGGCTGGGCGACGCGTGGGACAACGTCTCGCACTAGGCAGTTTGTTTGCGGCGACTCCCGTGGGGCCTCAGGCGCCCACGCGCTCGGCGGCTTCGCGCCTGCTACTGGCAGGGGCAGGCTAGTTGGAGAGAGCCTGTCCATACTCGGTCGCATGGACGAGACAGCGCACGGCAAATCCCTCCTCGGTGAGTTCCTGTCCGGGCGCCGGGCTCAGTTGAAGCCGGCAGACGTGGGGTTGCCGGACTACGGCGACCGGCGGCGGGTGCCGGGGCTGCGGCGTGAGGAACTGGCCCAGTTGGCCGGCGTCAGCGTGGCCTACTACATCCGGCTGGAACAGGGGCTGTCGCTCAACGCCTCGCCGCAGGTCCTCGACGCGCTGGCCACGGCTCTGCGGCTGGATGACGCGGAGCGGCGCCACCTGCACACCTTGTCCGGTGATGCCCGGCAGAGCCGCCGCCGGCTCCCCGTCGAGCGGGTCACCGCAGCGGTGCGCCAACTGGTCGTTGCCTTCGGGGACTCACCGGTGGTCGTCCTCGGCCGGCGCTCGGACATCCTGACGTGGAACCGCGCCGGGCATGCGTTGTTCGCCGGGCACCTGGCCCCGGACAGCCCGGATCAAGCGGCCACCCGACCCAACACCGCCCGGCTGGTATTCCTGGACGCCCACACGCGGGACCTGTACGTGGACTGGCCCAGGAAGGCACGGGATGTGGTGGGCAAGCTGCGGCAGGCGGTCGGCGAATATCCGGACGACCCGCATCTGGCCACCCTCATCGGCGAGTTGACCATGCGCAGCCCGCAGTTCGCCACGCTGTGGGCCGAGCACCGGGTGCGCGCCTGGGACATGGCCGAGTACCGGATGCGCCATCCGACGGTCGGGGAGCTGGACGTACTGCAGCACTCGCTCCCGGTGCCCCGGGGGCAGGGGATCCGGGTGGTGGTGACGACGGCGGCGCCCGGCTCCGCCGGCCAGGCGGCACTGCGATTGCTCAACCAGACCCTCCAACCCGCGGTGGACATGCCGGCAGCCGCCGGCACCCCCGCACGTGTCGTTCCTTCCGTACCCTCCTGATCCGGCCGCCCGGCCGCCGCACAGCCAAAGGCAGCCCAGAGCGCCACACCCGAACGCCCGAACGCCCGAACAGTCGAACACGTGCATGCCACCCGACAGCCTCCGGCCCGAGGCCGGCAGGGAGTGCCGCGGGGGCCTCGTCACGCACGCCTTCCTGCCGCCGATGACGCTGCCGCGTCTCTCTCATGCCGGCAGCGTCGCCTGCGGGAACGCATGGGACCTGGCAGGGGCCATCGGCCAGAAGGCCCTGTTCGACGAGCGAGGCCACGGTCGAGCGGGAGACCGACTTCGCCCGCGGCCTCACGGCACAGATGCCGTCCGGACCGGGCGCTCCGTTCGCCCCGTCCCGGACCGCTCCGGAAGACGCCCCCGCGCCGACCGGCCGGCCGCGCTGCTCGATCGCGACATCACCGAGTGACCCCGACGCAGGTCACCGCAGTACACGCCGCCCCCAACCCTCCCAAGGAACAAGGACAACAATGAAGAAGACGAAGCTGAAGATCGCCATCGCGGGCGCGGCACTTGTCGTCGCCGTGGCCACCGGGGCGGCGTTGGCCGTGAACGGTTCCGCCGCCGGATCCGGCTCCACATCCGGCGCCGAGCAGACCCGGACCGAGCAGGCCAAGCAGAAGACGCCCAGCGTCATCAAGGCCGACGGCGCGAACGTGTTCCCGCACTCGCTGGACTTCGACGCGCGGTCGAACACGTTCTTCGCCGGCTCCCTGAAGCACGGCACGGTCTCCGCCGTCAGTCCTGACGGAAAGGTACGCACCCTCATCGACGACCCGGAACTGGTGTCGGCGCAGGCTGTCCTCGTCGACCGCGAACGGAACCGCGTCCTGGTCAGCAATGTGGACTACGGCACCGCCGACCGTTCCAAGAAGGACGCCCCCT contains:
- a CDS encoding helix-turn-helix domain-containing protein, whose protein sequence is MPGGRLTQKDRQQIALGLADNLPYAEIARRLERPTSTVTREVMRNGGPTGYRAELAHRATERRAHRRKPASSRGAEPATLPHGRDPEAVAEYEERFTTVMMQSGLSNKMMARVMVCLLTTDSGSMTAAELVQRLQVSPASISKSIAFLESQSLVRRERDERRRERYVIDDNLWYQSMAASVRALTQQVEISRQGVGVLGPGTPAAIRLENVARFLDFVAESLARATEQARDILHMNAEPNAEPNAGPNAEPNAEPNAEPTTPDSPAAPSPDHG
- a CDS encoding helix-turn-helix domain-containing protein → MDETAHGKSLLGEFLSGRRAQLKPADVGLPDYGDRRRVPGLRREELAQLAGVSVAYYIRLEQGLSLNASPQVLDALATALRLDDAERRHLHTLSGDARQSRRRLPVERVTAAVRQLVVAFGDSPVVVLGRRSDILTWNRAGHALFAGHLAPDSPDQAATRPNTARLVFLDAHTRDLYVDWPRKARDVVGKLRQAVGEYPDDPHLATLIGELTMRSPQFATLWAEHRVRAWDMAEYRMRHPTVGELDVLQHSLPVPRGQGIRVVVTTAAPGSAGQAALRLLNQTLQPAVDMPAAAGTPARVVPSVPS
- a CDS encoding MerR family transcriptional regulator produces the protein MLQPCPRGRVKWNDGRVITIGQLAGYVGVSVKTIRVYHDKGLFPEPERDASGYRRYGANDAIELIKIRTLAEAGVPLARIRDLRSATDDEFQQALREIDDELTDRIRSLRATQGRLHQLAAGRLSPLPREVGAHLKQLAQWGFTARWVELQRDLWILVFATHPDRAITLFHDQAEALADPALRQLFLDYDHAHDLHADDPRIDDLARRIAEATRARYGPDELPELDAASEIPALIQGTVNASSPAWQRLDALIRVRLNA
- a CDS encoding DUF4097 family beta strand repeat-containing protein — protein: MRKFETPAPIAAVLDIPAGRVQIIAADRADTAVEVRPTNASKSRDVKAAEQTTVGYADGALRIEVPVKNQYLGPSGSIEVTVQLPAGSRVEAKAASTEFRAVGRLGDIAFDGAYRQIKIDEAASVRLTAVDGDVEIGRLNGPAEISTARGDIRIAEAVRGKVVLSTQQGDISVTAAAGVSASLDAGTSYGRVTNSLKNHGTAELDIHATTSQGDIAARSL
- a CDS encoding PIN domain-containing protein, translated to MSTHLETVVLDSQGLSAWVAQDREVLAMFQVFHEMGADLVVSANTIVEVSHARVNLPRLNWALSRVKVEPVTEQAAKAAAELLKSAGLHGHKYAIDATVAEAAIRQPPPVAVLTSDTDDMAKLCDDRVRLIAL
- a CDS encoding ATP-binding cassette domain-containing protein, coding for MTSLAIAANGLRKSYGDKVVLDGIDLAVPAGTVFSLLGPNGAGKTTAVKILSTLISADGGELHVAGHDLAADPQAVRAAIGVTGQFSAVDGLITGEENMLLMADLHHLSKREGRRVATELLERFDLVEAAKKPAASYSGGMRRRLDIAMTLVGSPRIIFLDEPTTGLDPRSRHNMWGIIRALVSDGVTVFLTTQYLDEADELADRIAVLSDGKIAAEGSADELKRLIPGGHVRLRFTDPAAYQAASVALSEVTRDDEALSLQIPSDGSQRELRSLLDWLDSVGVEADELTVHTPDLDDVFFALTGSTVPAQNNQPKENVR